The Vicinamibacterales bacterium genomic interval CATCTTTCCGCGAAGCACGGCGCGCAAGGTGAACTCGCCACGACGAGCCACCCGGGCGCCCAATTCGACCGCCCGCTCGACGACGGCCCCGAGCACCACGGGGTTGCCGACCGTGGAGATCTCGACCACGTCCTCGCCGGTGTAGGAGGCGGGCCCGGCGAAGAACGTCACCAGGGCGTCGACGGCGGCAACCGGCGTCTGTATGCGGGACCGAACGACTCGCCGGGGCGGCCAGCCGCGCGTTCTCGACGCCATGATCTTGCCGATGTCGGGCGCGGCGGGCCCGCTCAGGCGTACCACGCCCACGCCCCCGTGCCCGGCGGGTGTGGCCACCGCGACGATGGTGTCGTCACTGGAGAACACGAGCGTCTGTCTTGACTGCCGGAGCGCTCTCCGGCGCGCAGCCGCGGGAGCGGCTACTTCACGGAAATGATGACCGTCTTCTCGAACGCGTCCCCGATGCTTTCGGACGTCACGGACTCGATGGCGGACACCGCGAGATGCACGATGCGGCGCTCGTATGGATTCAGCGGGCCGATTTCCTGCGCGAGCCCGCTGTCCTTGGCCTTCTGCGCCAAGAACCCGGCCATCTGATGCAGCTCCGCGTCCTTGTCGCGCCGGTAGCCGTTGCAGTCCACGACGAGCCGGCGTTCGTCACCGCGTTCACCCCTGAACGCCGCGCCGACGATCTGCTGCAGCGCCTGAAGGACCTCGCCCTGCCGCCGCGTGAGCACCGATCCGTCTTCCCCGTCGAGGTTGATACGGAGGCCGTCCTGCCCGTCCTCGGCCGAGGCTTTCAATTCGAGACCCATGGCGTCGACGACGTCTTGAACGAAATCCACGATCGAGGCGGTCGAACTCATCGCTTCACTCCTACGACCTTGGGCGGTCCGATCATCCAGTTCGTGAAGTACTGCTGTCCAATTCCCCAAAGCTGGCTCACCAGCCAATAGATGACCAGTCCGCTCGGGGCCCCGATCATCATCGCCGTGAACATCAGCGGCATGAACATCATCACCTTCTGCTGAACTGGATCGCCAGTGCCCGGCTGCATGCGCTGCTGCCAGAACATCGTGACGCCCATCAGCAGCGGCGTGATGTACAGCGGGTCGCGCTGCGAAAGGTCCGTGATCCAGCCGACGAAGCCCGCGCCCCTGATCTCGATCGCCTGCGAGAGCAGCGAGTAGAAAGCAAACAGCACCGGCAGCGTCAGCAGCATCGGGAGGCATCCGCTGGCCGGATTGGCGCCCTTTTCACGGTAGAGCGTCATCACCTCTTCGTTCATCTTCGCCCGCGCCGGATCCGTGATCTTCAGGTTCGCATACCGATCCTGAATGGCCTTCAGCTGCGGCTGGATCTCTTGCATCCGGCGCATCGAGACGACGCTCTTGTGGCGCAGCGGGGCCATGACCAGGTTGATCAGGATGGTGAGCGCGATGATCGACCATCCGTAGTTGCCGATGTAGCCGTGCACCCACTCCAAGGCGCCTCGCAACGGCACTGCCAGCACGGCGAACATCCCGTAGTCGATGACCTTCGTGAACTCCGGACTGATGGCGCTCAGCGCGTCGAACTGCTTCGGACCGACGAAGAACGTCAACTCCTTCGGAGGCTCGTTGAACCGCAGCGAGAACGACACGAACTGACGGACCGTCCCCGCCGCATCGGGCGTCGGGATCGGCACGTGGGCGAATTCGACCTGATACGGCTGGTCGGGCTCAACCACGCTCGCGACGAAATAGTGATCGGTCACGCCGGCGAATCGAAACGT includes:
- the yidC gene encoding membrane protein insertase YidC produces the protein MERRVLLAISLSFLVLFLYQSLVPPPEPPPTPEDAAVTASTASTAATGKAAVMDKASPPAAVLAREGTGAVVAASTEREFVIETTTVRAAFTNRGARLKHWVLKRYLDRQGQAVDLVPADAGREPLPFSLAVEDERVTAVLNDALFAVEMDPPAVIDASASSAALTFVYESTDGLAVRKRFTLKPSGYDLQFTSTVRRGSTQLNPRILWGPGLGDEIAVTAGSGGFLRGNYVYPAAGFVHRDGSIKRYAGASASTAGPQQGTFRFAGVTDHYFVASVVEPDQPYQVEFAHVPIPTPDAAGTVRQFVSFSLRFNEPPKELTFFVGPKQFDALSAISPEFTKVIDYGMFAVLAVPLRGALEWVHGYIGNYGWSIIALTILINLVMAPLRHKSVVSMRRMQEIQPQLKAIQDRYANLKITDPARAKMNEEVMTLYREKGANPASGCLPMLLTLPVLFAFYSLLSQAIEIRGAGFVGWITDLSQRDPLYITPLLMGVTMFWQQRMQPGTGDPVQQKVMMFMPLMFTAMMIGAPSGLVIYWLVSQLWGIGQQYFTNWMIGPPKVVGVKR
- a CDS encoding R3H domain-containing nucleic acid-binding protein encodes the protein MSSTASIVDFVQDVVDAMGLELKASAEDGQDGLRINLDGEDGSVLTRRQGEVLQALQQIVGAAFRGERGDERRLVVDCNGYRRDKDAELHQMAGFLAQKAKDSGLAQEIGPLNPYERRIVHLAVSAIESVTSESIGDAFEKTVIISVK